The following proteins are encoded in a genomic region of Nocardioides conyzicola:
- a CDS encoding transketolase C-terminal domain-containing protein translates to MAEAVDDHFVASVRGLTPGTPTGGTDVERVLALFDAQLQSRHLDLAARWLQSQGEGFYTIGSAGHEANAAVGLLTRVDDPALLHYRSGGFYAARAARHGGTTPVRDVLLGLSAAAADPISGGRHKVFGHPALHIVPQTSTIASHLPRAVGLAFALGNLADLAPERRWPEDAVVVTSLGDASVNHSTAQGALNAAAYLTHRGLDLPLLVVVEDNGLGISTRTPAGWMEESLRRRPGIEYVEAPSPRPDLLLADVGAAVDRARHRRRPVLLHLRTVRFLGHAGSDVEFGYRTSTEIARDLELDPLLATAAYLVETGSLTVDDVLSRYERTRAVVMDEAKSVIGERRLESRGEVVRPLHRPDTRPAPPRRRATAWPPEGRLTLAQTINATLADLLEERPHAVVLGEDVGVKGGVYGVTRGLRKRYGGRRVIDTLLDEQTILGTALGAALAGLLPIPEIQYLAYLHNAEDQLRGEAASLAFFSDGQYRNPMVVRIPGLSYQKGFGGHFHNDNSLAVLRDIPGLVLCVPSHPADAPLLLRECAELAELEGRVCVVVEPIALYHSRDLHEPGDGAWTAEYGVGGTPRGPRAHGDGDDLLVVTFGNGVPMSLRACRSLEAEGVRATVLDLRWLSPLPVDELAAYASGFGRVLVVDETRRSGGVGEGIVSALVERGYVGRLSRVASADSYVPLGPASRTVLVTEEEILEAARSMVGGTGG, encoded by the coding sequence ATGGCGGAGGCGGTCGACGATCACTTCGTCGCGTCGGTGCGTGGGCTCACCCCCGGCACGCCGACCGGCGGGACCGACGTCGAGCGGGTGCTGGCGCTCTTCGACGCGCAGCTCCAGAGCCGGCACCTCGACCTCGCCGCCCGGTGGCTGCAGAGCCAGGGCGAGGGGTTCTACACGATCGGCTCGGCGGGCCACGAGGCCAATGCGGCCGTCGGCCTGCTGACCCGGGTCGACGACCCGGCCCTGCTCCACTACCGCTCGGGCGGCTTCTACGCCGCGCGTGCGGCGCGCCATGGCGGCACGACGCCGGTCCGCGACGTGCTGCTCGGCCTGAGTGCCGCCGCGGCCGACCCGATCTCCGGGGGCCGGCACAAGGTCTTCGGCCACCCGGCGCTGCACATCGTCCCGCAGACCTCGACCATCGCCTCCCACCTGCCCCGCGCGGTCGGCCTCGCCTTCGCCCTCGGCAACCTCGCCGACCTCGCGCCCGAGCGGCGGTGGCCCGAGGACGCGGTGGTCGTGACCAGCCTCGGCGACGCCTCGGTCAACCACTCGACGGCGCAGGGTGCGCTCAACGCCGCGGCGTACCTCACCCATCGCGGCCTGGACCTGCCGCTGCTCGTCGTCGTCGAGGACAACGGCCTCGGCATCAGCACCCGTACGCCGGCGGGCTGGATGGAGGAGTCGCTGCGTCGGCGGCCGGGGATCGAGTACGTCGAGGCGCCCTCGCCGCGCCCGGACCTGCTGCTGGCCGATGTCGGTGCCGCGGTCGACCGGGCCCGGCACCGCCGGCGCCCGGTGCTGCTGCACCTGCGCACCGTGCGCTTCCTGGGCCACGCGGGCTCCGATGTCGAGTTCGGCTACCGGACCAGCACCGAGATCGCCCGCGACCTCGAGCTCGACCCGCTGCTCGCCACCGCGGCGTACCTCGTGGAGACGGGCAGCCTGACCGTCGACGACGTCCTGTCCCGCTACGAGCGCACCCGCGCCGTGGTGATGGACGAGGCGAAGTCGGTCATCGGCGAGCGCCGGCTGGAGTCGCGCGGCGAGGTGGTCCGGCCGCTCCACCGCCCGGACACCCGGCCGGCGCCACCGCGGCGTCGGGCGACCGCGTGGCCGCCGGAGGGTCGGCTCACCCTCGCTCAGACGATCAACGCGACCCTGGCCGACCTCCTGGAGGAGCGCCCGCACGCCGTGGTGCTCGGCGAGGACGTGGGCGTCAAGGGTGGGGTGTACGGCGTCACCCGGGGCCTGCGGAAGCGGTACGGCGGCCGCCGGGTCATCGACACGCTGCTCGACGAGCAGACCATCCTCGGCACCGCCCTCGGCGCGGCGCTGGCAGGGCTGCTGCCGATCCCGGAGATCCAGTACCTCGCCTACCTCCACAACGCCGAGGACCAGCTGCGGGGCGAGGCGGCGTCGCTCGCGTTCTTCTCTGACGGGCAGTACCGCAACCCGATGGTCGTGCGGATCCCGGGCCTGAGCTACCAGAAGGGCTTCGGCGGCCACTTCCACAACGACAACTCGCTCGCGGTGCTGCGCGACATCCCGGGCCTGGTGCTGTGCGTGCCCAGCCACCCGGCGGACGCCCCGCTGCTGCTGCGCGAGTGCGCCGAGCTGGCCGAGCTCGAGGGCCGCGTGTGCGTCGTGGTCGAGCCGATCGCCCTCTACCACTCGCGCGACCTGCACGAGCCGGGTGACGGCGCCTGGACGGCGGAGTACGGCGTCGGTGGGACGCCGCGCGGCCCGCGCGCGCACGGTGACGGCGACGACCTGCTGGTCGTGACGTTCGGCAACGGGGTGCCCATGTCGCTGCGCGCCTGCCGGTCGCTCGAGGCCGAGGGCGTCCGGGCGACCGTGCTCGACCTGCGGTGGCTCTCGCCGCTGCCGGTCGACGAGCTCGCAGCGTACGCGTCGGGCTTCGGCCGGGTGCTGGTCGTCGACGAGACCCGGCGGTCGGGCGGCGTGGGGGAGGGCATCGTCAGCGCCCTGGTCGAGCGCGGCTACGTCGGCCGCCTCTCCCGCGTCGCGAGCGCCGACTCCTACGTGCCGCTCGGCCCGGCCTCCCGGACCGTGCTGGTCACCGAGGAGGAGATCCTCGAGGCCGCGCGGTCGATGGTCGGCGGCACCGGTGGCTGA